A DNA window from candidate division KSB1 bacterium contains the following coding sequences:
- a CDS encoding glycosyltransferase, with protein MLLSACFIIYLALVGWLMRGIWRYRVSVKDCSLPEWPPVTIIVAARNEAAQLADLNSCLQRQSYPNDRLQIIIVDDRSEDDTPDILAELQKHNRFEALRLENVPERYSPKKYALNHGLAAAQHDIILLTDADCRPGPEWVKLVVSCFQPGTVAVVGFSPVMSCHATLNGLLLLDSLAVAAASLAGVGWRKPFLATGRNLAYRKSAFMAAGGFAGFARQVSGDDDVLIQRLARVGRVEYALPPPSHVWSVGGPASLRAWLRQKRRHLSAARSYVPAVQLGYLVFHACNVALWLAPLLVGWRGLLLLVLKCVADFWVLRGAAVRLTWRPPWVFFWGWEIVHLLLHLLAGAATFVGKPRWKN; from the coding sequence ATGCTTCTCAGTGCTTGTTTTATTATTTACTTGGCGCTGGTCGGCTGGCTGATGCGTGGTATCTGGCGCTATCGGGTGTCTGTAAAAGATTGTAGCCTGCCCGAGTGGCCACCGGTCACGATTATAGTCGCCGCGCGCAATGAAGCCGCTCAACTTGCAGATCTCAATTCGTGTCTGCAACGTCAATCCTATCCCAATGATCGGCTGCAGATCATCATTGTTGACGACCGCAGTGAGGATGACACCCCGGACATTCTGGCGGAGCTGCAAAAACACAACCGGTTCGAGGCCCTGCGGCTCGAAAATGTTCCGGAGCGATACAGTCCAAAAAAGTACGCGCTCAACCACGGCCTGGCCGCCGCGCAACACGATATCATTTTGCTGACGGATGCCGATTGCCGGCCCGGCCCGGAATGGGTGAAGCTTGTGGTTTCCTGTTTTCAACCGGGCACTGTGGCGGTGGTGGGCTTCTCTCCGGTGATGAGTTGCCATGCGACTCTCAACGGTCTGCTGCTGCTGGACAGTCTGGCCGTGGCCGCCGCCAGTCTCGCAGGCGTGGGCTGGCGCAAACCCTTCCTGGCAACCGGGCGGAATCTCGCCTATCGCAAATCTGCTTTTATGGCTGCCGGTGGCTTTGCAGGCTTTGCCCGGCAAGTTTCCGGCGATGATGATGTTCTGATTCAACGGCTCGCACGAGTGGGGAGGGTGGAATATGCCCTGCCACCGCCGTCACATGTTTGGAGTGTCGGTGGTCCGGCTTCGCTGCGCGCCTGGCTGCGGCAGAAACGCCGGCACCTTTCTGCAGCGCGCAGCTATGTGCCGGCCGTGCAGCTCGGCTATTTGGTTTTTCATGCGTGCAATGTCGCGCTTTGGCTGGCACCGTTGCTGGTCGGCTGGCGGGGTCTGCTGCTGCTGGTGCTGAAATGCGTCGCAGATTTTTGGGTTCTGCGCGGTGCGGCGGTGCGTCTGACCTGGCGACCGCCCTGGGTTTTCTTCTGGGGATGGGAAATTGTGCATCTCCTGTTGCATTTGCTCGCCGGTGCCGCGACATTTGTGGGCAAGCCGCGCTGGAAAAACTGA
- a CDS encoding radical SAM protein, giving the protein MINLPILKSAPAVAAPPARAPASRASLLDRWEIPFGREVALGRLLRALTVRRLWNAVQALASFTLSAILKRNIVWGVPPVLTIEPTNICNLHCPLCVTGNGTMERPNGRMDFPLYARLIDALAERALYVVFFNQGEPFIHRRFLEMVAYAHRRGLYTTTSSNAHYFDPATAEATVRSGLDTLVLSVDGATQETYSRYRVGGSLARVLQGIRNLVAARQRLRSKTPHLFLQFLLMKHNEHELPAMAQLARELGVDRFLKKNIQVETLEEARLWLPGEERYRRYHLSENDFAVKHGRGVCPRPWLTTMVNWDGTVVPCCFDKNGHHTTGDLRTTGFLQVWQAGAYQQFRQRMLRQRETIAICQNCNQGIGLFV; this is encoded by the coding sequence ATGATCAACTTGCCCATCCTGAAATCGGCACCGGCAGTGGCTGCCCCCCCCGCCCGCGCGCCGGCAAGCCGCGCCTCCTTGCTGGATCGCTGGGAAATACCCTTCGGCAGGGAGGTCGCCCTCGGCCGGCTGCTCCGCGCCCTGACGGTCAGGCGCTTGTGGAATGCCGTCCAGGCGCTCGCCTCCTTTACGCTCTCCGCAATTTTGAAAAGAAACATCGTCTGGGGTGTGCCGCCGGTGCTCACCATCGAGCCGACCAACATTTGCAACCTGCACTGCCCACTGTGTGTAACCGGCAATGGCACGATGGAACGACCCAACGGCCGCATGGATTTTCCGCTCTATGCGCGACTGATCGATGCGCTGGCGGAGCGCGCGCTTTATGTGGTGTTCTTCAACCAGGGCGAGCCGTTCATCCATCGCCGCTTCCTCGAGATGGTGGCCTATGCCCATCGCCGCGGCCTTTACACCACCACCAGCAGCAACGCGCATTACTTCGATCCCGCCACCGCCGAGGCCACGGTGCGCAGCGGCCTGGACACCCTGGTGCTCTCGGTGGATGGCGCGACGCAGGAGACCTACAGTCGCTATCGCGTCGGCGGCTCGCTTGCCCGGGTGTTGCAGGGCATCCGCAATCTGGTGGCGGCCAGACAGCGGCTGCGCAGCAAAACTCCCCACCTTTTCCTGCAATTCCTGCTGATGAAGCACAACGAGCACGAACTGCCGGCAATGGCACAGCTGGCGCGCGAGCTCGGCGTCGATCGTTTTCTGAAAAAGAACATTCAAGTTGAGACCCTCGAGGAAGCGCGCCTCTGGCTGCCCGGCGAGGAGCGCTATCGCCGCTATCATCTCAGCGAGAATGACTTTGCCGTCAAGCACGGCAGGGGCGTGTGCCCGCGGCCATGGCTGACGACGATGGTGAATTGGGATGGCACGGTGGTGCCCTGCTGCTTCGACAAAAACGGCCATCACACCACCGGCGATTTGCGCACCACCGGCTTCCTCCAGGTGTGGCAGGCCGGTGCCTACCAGCAATTCCGGCAGCGCATGTTGCGGCAACGCGAAACCATCGCCATCTGTCAAAATTGCAATCAAGGAATCGGCCTGTTTGTGTGA
- a CDS encoding polysaccharide deacetylase family protein: MTQFFFKRFERMPEFLVRMLPRLWCRAPASHNRVYLTFDDGPHPERTPLILDVLEEFGLCATFFLIGKRAQRHPGLVQRLAARHRLGNHTWNHPNLRWRGPRVFAAELEPTRKLLEDLAGTAVRLFRPPYGAFGPSLTRYARRHDHQIVLWQVLPWDFRPERSAAQIADCLVRHTTAGSIIVLHDGHACAGKTAAALRVALPVLLEHGFTFAPLPNCDLSGAPAASRSSQTAGSFFGISF; the protein is encoded by the coding sequence GTGACGCAATTCTTTTTCAAGCGCTTCGAGCGCATGCCCGAATTTCTCGTGCGAATGTTGCCGCGCTTGTGGTGTCGCGCACCGGCCTCGCACAATCGCGTCTATCTGACTTTCGATGATGGCCCGCATCCCGAACGCACGCCCCTGATTCTCGACGTGCTGGAGGAGTTTGGACTGTGCGCCACGTTCTTCCTCATTGGCAAGCGGGCACAGCGTCACCCCGGGCTGGTGCAGCGTCTCGCCGCGCGCCATCGCCTCGGCAATCACACCTGGAATCATCCCAATCTGCGCTGGCGGGGGCCGCGCGTGTTTGCTGCCGAGCTGGAACCCACCCGCAAACTTCTCGAAGATCTGGCGGGCACCGCCGTGCGCCTGTTCCGGCCGCCCTATGGCGCATTCGGGCCGTCGTTGACGCGCTATGCGCGCAGGCACGATCATCAAATCGTGCTGTGGCAGGTGTTGCCGTGGGATTTCCGTCCCGAGCGCAGCGCCGCACAGATCGCTGATTGTCTCGTGCGCCACACCACCGCCGGCAGCATCATCGTGCTGCACGATGGCCACGCCTGCGCCGGCAAAACCGCCGCTGCCCTGCGCGTCGCGCTGCCGGTTTTGCTCGAACACGGTTTCACGTTCGCGCCGCTGCCCAATTGCGATCTCAGCGGTGCGCCGGCCGCATCCCGGTCATCACAAACAGCAGGCTCGTTTTTTGGCATCTCTTTCTGA
- a CDS encoding capsule assembly Wzi family protein — protein sequence MASLSDSRPVSRAHHRGRTPGAAALTARRQEQVVRSRQRLKLAVMALSFSLWLTGNAALHAQSAAVPLYHTVYPFLEKLAADLPQHSLALHVIPVDREQVRQILLAARSANLQLSRADQALLEQYLAEFTDPVAGATPPAGAERHFWRHEERGARLFVDVFGMQRFAFQRGDSAGQDLDISRTRAGGRLRAQLPPRLLLAVEVSNSMERGAPDSAEVFTPGRGQPLVLSGGSAFRETAIAYARLQLPWFEIEAGRNQFAWGVSPLTQLALNRENQPFDLVRLDSRWRRFRFVFVHASLRAAQRKFLAAHRLEIMPLPTFLCAVGETVIYGSRGAEFEYLNPLMLYHAAEHLLGDRDNNVLTLDFAWFPRPGLKLYGESFIDDLSLEFPLGTYFGNKLAWLAGAFWTRPLGWRSADLRLEYSRVDPFVYTHEFPQNVYEQDGEALGSRFGPNADRLTLALGWRPHRDLQATGRLHWQRTGRGDLFRAHRPEDGNAKGFLKGTVITTLYGNLALENQIRRDVYLGIELEWEAAKNAGFVTGLTSHRRQAAFTMRVDW from the coding sequence TTGGCATCTCTTTCTGACAGCCGGCCGGTATCGCGGGCACACCACCGCGGTCGCACGCCCGGTGCCGCTGCACTCACCGCCCGCCGGCAGGAGCAGGTGGTGCGAAGCAGGCAGAGGTTGAAGCTGGCCGTCATGGCTTTGAGTTTTTCCCTCTGGCTGACGGGCAATGCCGCTCTGCATGCCCAGTCCGCCGCCGTTCCCCTTTATCACACCGTTTATCCCTTTCTGGAAAAACTGGCCGCCGATCTCCCGCAACACAGTCTCGCTTTACATGTGATTCCGGTGGATCGCGAGCAGGTGCGGCAAATTCTGCTGGCGGCGCGCAGCGCCAACCTGCAACTCTCGCGGGCCGATCAAGCCCTGTTGGAACAATATCTCGCGGAATTCACGGATCCGGTTGCCGGCGCAACACCGCCCGCCGGTGCGGAGCGCCATTTCTGGCGCCATGAAGAACGCGGTGCCCGCCTCTTCGTCGATGTCTTCGGCATGCAACGCTTCGCATTCCAGCGCGGTGACAGCGCCGGGCAAGATCTGGACATTTCACGCACGCGCGCCGGCGGCCGCCTGCGCGCCCAGCTCCCGCCGCGCTTGTTGCTGGCGGTGGAAGTGAGCAACAGCATGGAGCGCGGTGCGCCGGATTCCGCGGAGGTGTTCACACCCGGTCGCGGCCAGCCCCTCGTGCTTTCCGGGGGGTCAGCCTTCCGCGAGACGGCGATCGCTTATGCCCGGCTGCAACTGCCCTGGTTTGAAATCGAAGCCGGCCGCAATCAGTTCGCCTGGGGTGTCAGTCCGCTTACGCAGCTTGCCCTCAATCGCGAAAATCAACCCTTCGATCTCGTGCGGCTGGATTCCCGCTGGCGCAGGTTTCGCTTTGTGTTCGTCCACGCCAGCCTGCGCGCGGCACAGCGCAAGTTTCTGGCGGCGCACCGCCTGGAGATCATGCCCCTCCCCACTTTCCTTTGCGCCGTTGGAGAAACCGTGATCTATGGCAGCCGCGGCGCCGAGTTCGAGTACCTCAATCCACTCATGCTCTATCACGCCGCCGAGCATCTCCTGGGTGACAGGGACAACAACGTGCTCACCCTCGACTTCGCGTGGTTTCCGCGGCCGGGGCTGAAGCTCTACGGCGAAAGCTTCATCGACGATTTGAGTTTGGAATTTCCGCTCGGCACCTATTTTGGCAACAAACTTGCCTGGCTCGCCGGCGCTTTCTGGACGCGGCCATTGGGCTGGCGCAGTGCCGACCTGCGTCTGGAGTACAGCCGTGTCGATCCCTTCGTTTACACCCACGAATTTCCCCAAAACGTTTACGAGCAGGATGGCGAAGCCCTGGGCAGCCGCTTCGGTCCAAATGCCGATCGTCTCACGCTGGCACTCGGCTGGCGACCGCATCGCGATCTGCAAGCCACTGGCCGGTTGCACTGGCAGCGCACCGGCCGCGGCGATTTGTTCCGCGCCCACCGGCCGGAAGACGGCAATGCCAAGGGCTTCCTGAAAGGAACGGTGATCACGACGCTGTACGGCAACCTCGCCCTGGAGAATCAAATCCGACGGGATGTTTATTTGGGGATTGAGCTGGAGTGGGAGGCCGCAAAAAATGCCGGCTTCGTGACGGGCCTGACCAGCCACCGCCGGCAGGCCGCATTCACCATGCGGGTGGATTGGTGA
- a CDS encoding DUF4394 domain-containing protein produces MKMKRITALPAALLAAALFLAACQNDSSITNAPVTDDHTAGLQKGSDFEQDNGSHDIIYAVTAANRLLKFSSHQPDKILWQERVTGLQFGEVLLGLDFRPANGKLYAVSSNSRLYVIDRHTAAATPVGAQPFSPVLEGTSFGFDFNPTVDRIRLISNTGQNLRLHPDLGTVVAVDGRLAYAGGDRNAGRQPAAVGAAYTNPDNDPATGTTLYDLDAATDVLTIQNPPNNGVLNTIAPLDRNINLLTGFDIGPSGSAYAVLFDRSSRGNAKLVRVDLATGRLHTLGRIDKRLPITAMAVQVP; encoded by the coding sequence ATGAAGATGAAAAGGATCACGGCCCTGCCGGCCGCGTTGCTGGCTGCCGCACTTTTTCTCGCCGCCTGTCAAAACGATTCCAGCATCACCAATGCGCCTGTGACGGACGACCACACCGCCGGGCTGCAAAAAGGCAGTGACTTCGAGCAGGACAATGGTTCGCATGATATCATCTACGCGGTCACCGCGGCCAACAGGCTGTTGAAATTCAGCAGCCACCAGCCCGACAAGATTCTTTGGCAGGAACGGGTCACCGGTTTGCAATTTGGTGAAGTTCTGCTCGGCCTCGATTTCCGTCCGGCAAATGGCAAGTTGTATGCAGTCAGCAGCAACAGCAGGTTGTATGTGATCGATCGGCACACCGCAGCGGCCACTCCGGTCGGCGCGCAGCCCTTTTCACCGGTGCTGGAGGGCACTTCGTTCGGCTTCGATTTCAACCCCACCGTCGATCGCATCCGCCTGATCAGCAATACCGGTCAGAATTTGCGGCTGCATCCCGATCTGGGTACGGTGGTCGCAGTGGACGGCAGGCTGGCCTATGCCGGCGGCGACCGCAACGCCGGTCGGCAGCCTGCTGCGGTGGGTGCTGCCTACACCAACCCGGACAATGATCCGGCGACGGGCACGACGCTTTACGATCTCGACGCGGCAACCGATGTCCTGACCATTCAAAATCCGCCGAATAACGGCGTGCTGAACACAATCGCCCCGCTCGATCGCAATATCAATTTGCTGACCGGCTTCGACATTGGGCCCTCCGGCTCGGCCTACGCCGTGCTGTTCGATCGCAGCAGCCGCGGCAATGCCAAACTGGTGAGAGTGGATCTTGCCACCGGCCGCTTGCACACTCTCGGCCGTATCGACAAGCGCCTGCCGATCACCGCCATGGCTGTGCAAGTTCCCTGA